Proteins found in one Vespula pensylvanica isolate Volc-1 chromosome 10, ASM1446617v1, whole genome shotgun sequence genomic segment:
- the LOC122632403 gene encoding transcriptional adapter 1-like, with protein MTTSKELSLARKNLAASLGDNAKIYFEKMKLWFQMKTTKEEFDCEARNIMTEDQVHLHNEFLLCLFNKVRGLAVAIPNRKTDKDKIVKEKRLRLKRKYKTDKSNFEPADIYAEVLNQTSSPVGDEPIGANRSSAQELVLPDRTFVLARLMLAAWENNMDGAEENTAHIVIAATQIFVKNILTAILTNRKEFSIKEGSFIHGIGNPVPSSWKRNTAYIIRSCDYSPTEIIDPYGQVPSTRQNFEEAEQATAFSFACSLQTTPASLRPVSIADLQRTLKIHKNLISNHTIYATNMERLHTYATHPTWEDLEARNLLKQKCRT; from the exons atgaCTACTTCCAAAGAATTAAGTTTAGCCAGAAAAAATCTTGCAGCTTCGTTAGGTGATAATGCAAAAAT ATATTTTGAGAAAATGAAACTTTGGTTTCAAATGAAG AcaacaaaagaagaatttgATTGTGAAGCACGTAACATCATGACAGAAGATCAAGTTCATTTGCACAATgaatttttactttgtttattCAACAAAGTCAGAGGGTTGGCTGTAGCTATACCAAATCGTAAAACAGATAAAGATAagattgttaaagaaaaaaggcttaggttaaaacgtaaatataaaactGATAAATCAAATTTCGAG ccAGCAGATATTTATGCAGAGGTACTAAATCAAACATCATCACCAGTTGGGGATGAACCTATAGGAGCAAATAGATCTAGTGCTCAAGAACTTGTGTTACCAGATCGAACATTTGTACTAGCTAGACTCATGCTTGCTGCATGGGAAAATAACATGGATGGTGCAGAAGAAAATACTGCCCATATTGTTATTGCTGCTACTCAGATCTTTGTGAAGAATATACTTACTGCAATTCTAACAAATAGAAAGGAATTTAGTATAAAAGAAGGATCATTTATTCATGGTATAGGAAACCCTGTACCTAGTTCATGGAAACGAAATACAGCTTATATAATCCGGTCTTGTGATTACAg TCCTACAGAAATAATAGATCCTTATGGACAAGTTCCATCTACAAGGCAGAATTTTGAAGAAGCTGAACAAGCAACTGCTTTTTCGTTTGCATGCTCCTTACAAACTACACCTGCCTCTTTAAGACCCGTTAGTATAGCTGATCTACAACGCACATTAAAG ATCCATAAAAATCTCATCAGTAACCATACAATTTATGCTACAAATATGGAACGCTTGCACACCTATGCAACACATCCAACATGGGAAGATTTAGAAGCTaggaatttattaaaacaaaaatgtagaacttaa
- the LOC122632402 gene encoding AP-3 complex subunit mu-1, which yields MIHSLFIINSAGDVFMEKHWKSAVARSLCDYFFDQQRRVLSLEDTPPVIATPHHYLISIYRCNMFFVAVCMTEVPPLFVIEFLHRVVDTFEDYFSECTESIIKENYVVVYELLDEMLDNGFPLATESNILKELIKPPNILRTIANTVTGKSNVSATLPSSQLSNVPWRRTGVKYTNNEAYFDVVEEVDAIIDKTGSTVFAEIQGYIDCCIKLSGMPDLTLSFINPRLFDDVSFHPCVRFKRWESERILSFIPPDGNFRLLSYHIGSQNIVAIPIYVRHNISLKEPGGGRLDITVGPKQTIGRTVENVVLEIPMPKIVLNCTLTPNQGKYSFDPVSKILLWDIGRIDVSKLPNLRGSITIQNSAVITESNPAINVRFTINQLAVSGLKVNRLDMYGEKYKPFKGVKYITKAGKFQIRM from the exons ATGATACAtagtctttttattattaattctgcTGG aGATGTGTTTATGGAAAAACATTGGAAAAGTGCCGTTGCACGATCGCTAtgcgattatttttttgatcaaCAACGAAGAGTCCTTTCTCTCGAAGATACACCACCTGTGATAGCTACGCCTCATCATTATCTTATTAGCATATATCGGTGTAATATGTTTTTTGTAGCAGTATGCATGACAGAAG TTCCACCATTATTTGTCATTGAATTTTTACATAGAGTAGTTGATACTTTTGAAGATTATTTCAGTGAATGCACAGAatctattattaaagaaaattatgtagTAGTATATGAGTTATTAGATGAAATGTTAGATAATGGGTTTCCATTGGCAACAGAATCcaatattttgaaagaattgATTAAACCTCCTAATATTTTGCGTACTATTGCAAATACTGTTACAGGTAAATCaaa TGTTAGTGCAACATTACCAAGCAGTCAGTTATCTAATGTTCCATGGAGAAGAACAGGagttaaatatacaaataatgaaGCATATTTTGATGTTGTGGAAGAAGTAGATGCTATAATTGATAAAACTGGATCAACAGTTTTCGCAGAAATACAAggctat ATTGACTGTTGTATAAAATTAAGTGGTATGCCAGACTTAACACTTTCCTTTATAAATCCAAGATTATTTGATGATGTCAGTTTTCATCCTTGTGTTAGATTTAAACGTTGGgag tCAGAGAGAATATTGTCCTTTATTCCTCCAGATGGTAATTTTCGACTTCTTTCTTACCATATAGGATCACAAAATATTGTTGCAATTCCAATATATGTGAGACATAATATCAGCCTAAAAGAACCTGGTGGAGGTAGATTAGATATAACTGTTGGACCAAAACAAACTATTGGGAGAACT gtGGAGAATGTAGTGTTAGAAATTCCAATGCCAAAAATAGTATTAAATTGTACATTAACACCAAATCaaggaaaatattcttttgatcCTGTTAGCAAGATATTGCTTTGGGACATTGGAAGGATAGATGTTTCTAAATTACCAAATTTAAGAGGATCT ATCACCATTCAAAATTCTGCAGTCATAACTGAATCCAATCCTGCtattaat gTACGTTTTACTATTAATCAGCTAGCAGTTTCAGGATTAAAAGTAAATCGATTAGATATGTATGGGGAGAAATATAAACCTTTCAAAggtgttaaatatattactaaagcaggaaaatttcaaataagaaTGTAA
- the LOC122632430 gene encoding protein-associating with the carboxyl-terminal domain of ezrin produces MGNEKSALNGIEIDEKAIEVTDFWTQYSANVQNYNSQKVSVFNSEPSLHYTASFGRPTPLERIAKNLMLHRHPCILRYISSWHKGSKFFLCTEEAKPLIQVIDAQNALQICVGLYSIACALVFLHEKALTSHNNVCSGSIYITPEGCWKLGGFEYLCKFSEATSTYYQKIRNYRYERATCPNEDINALIDSGNLASIDVYAFGVLAEDILKLKHADNIPALTEFQEFCKENLQSSDASLRCKLSKVLQHPFFTHDFIKIHGFLEELPLKTNEEKEVFFTNLVNDLKAFPEDVVAEQLGRSLLSRIVLLDQTAQVKFLPYVLKPRDENDDIENSVFSTPVFKTYLIPRLLQMFCIRDVSIRLLLLLHFKSFVHTFQTDELKSQILPELLVGIKDTNDHLVCATLKALAEVVSILGAATVIGGKRAKLFTDGRPNKIKEQKENKIVSTIKNNNSDTIASIDMNEIELHLPERLSPDGGEDKKESSFAFVDEESTWSDWDAHDANIDSHQSNVQNIQQITQIATPNMASVSDSPSSITKSEVNKYIKKIEMSDISQLDIKHSKSMKSTIDDYDFFTDMEPIIKKTHILHVQDEKEISSTCSKSIFDVKLSNVTLQESEDNDGWSEHLGDWDIEDTKELSF; encoded by the exons atgggGAATGAAAAAAGTGCTCTCAATGGGATTGAGATAGATGAAAAAGCTATTGAAGTCACGGATTTTTGGACACAATATAGTGCAAATGTTCAAAACTATAATTCTCAGAAAGTATCAGTTTTTAATAGTGAACCATCTTTACATTATACTGCAAGTTTTGGAAGACCAACCCCTTTGGAAAGAATTGCAAAA aaTTTGATGTTACATCGGCACCCTTGTATCTtaagatatatttcttcatgGCATAAAGGtagtaaattctttttatgtacAGAAGAAGCTAAGCCCTTGATACAAGTAATCGATGCACAAAATGCTCTTCAAATTTGTGTTGGCTTATATAGCATTGCTTGTGCATTAGTATTTCTTCATGAAAAAGCATTAACATCACATAACAATGTATGCAGTGgttctatttatataacacCAGAAGGATGTTGGAAACTAGGTGGATTTGAATATCTGTGTAAATTCTCTGAAGCAACGTCAACTTActatcaaaaaataagaaattatagatATGAAAGAGCAACTTGCCCCAATGAAGATATAAATGCATTAATTGATTCCGGAAATCTTGCTTCTATTGATGTTTATGCATTTGGGGTATTAGCtgaagatattttaaaattaaaacatgcag ATAATATACCAGCTTTAACTGAATTTCAAGAGttttgtaaagaaaatctACAAAGCTCAGATGCATCTTTAAGATGTAAATTATCAAAAGTCCTTCAACATCCTTTTTTCACacatgattttataaaaatacatggTTTTCTTGAAGAATTACCATTAAAAACTaatgaggaaaaagaagtcTTTTTTAC aaATTTGGTGAATGATTTAAAAGCTTTTCCCGAAGATGTTGTAGCTGAACAACTTGGTCGTTCTTTGTTGTCAAGAATAGTTTTATTAGATCAAACAGCTCAAGTGAAATTTTTGCCCTATGTATTAAAACCAAGAG atGAAAATGATGATATAGAAAACAGTGTATTTTCTACACCAGTTTTTAAGACTTATTTAATACCCAGACTTTTACAAATGTTTTGTATAAGAGATGTTTCTATCCGTTTGCtacttttattacatttcaaaTCATTTGTACATACATTTCAAACTGATGAATTGAAATCTCAAATTTTACCTGAATTATTAGTTGGAATAAAAGATACCAATGATCACCTTGTTTGTGCCACATTAAAGGCATTAGCTGAAGTGGTATCTATCTTAGGAGCAGCAACAGTAATTGGTGGAAAAAGAGCAAAGTTATTTACAGATGGACGAccaaataagataaaagaacaaaaagaaaataagattgtATCTaccattaaaaataataactcaGACACAATTGCTTCAATTGATATGAATGAAATAGAATTGCATTTACCAGAACGTCTATCTCCAGATGGtggagaagataaaaaagagtcGTCATTTGCATTTGTTGATGAGGAAAGTACTTGGTCTGATTGGGATGCACATGATGCAAATATTGATTCTCATCAATCAAATGTACAAAATATACAACAAATAACACAAATAGCAACTCCAAATATGGCAAGTGTATCAGACTCACCATCAAGTATAACGAAAAGtgaagtaaataaatacataaaaaaaatagaaatgtcaGATATTTCACAACTAGATATAAAACATTCAAAATCAATGAAGAGTACAATAGATGATTATGATTTTTTCACGGATATGGAacctataataaaaaagacacATATTTTACATGTACAAGATGAGAAGGAGATTTCATCGACATGTTCAAAAAGCATATTTGATGTAAAATTGTCTAATGTAACATTACAAGAATCTGAAGATAATGATGGATGGAGCGAGCATTTAGGTGACTGGGATATAGAAGATACTAAGGAAttaagtttttaa